From Aquabacter sp. L1I39, the proteins below share one genomic window:
- the tcuA gene encoding FAD-dependent tricarballylate dehydrogenase TcuA has translation MAASSALGRHWDVLVVGGGNAALCAAIAARRQGASVLVLEAASRFYRGGNTRHTRNMRCAHDSATDTLTGPYSEEEFFDDLLRVTQGHTDEDLARFMIARSKDMLTWITEQGVRFQPSLGGTLSLGRTNSFFLGGGRAMLNALYLTAERLGVEVSYDSEVVGLTLEGGTFRSARVRHAGGTAEVTARALVAAAGGFEANIEWLKEYWGPPAENFLIRGTPNNRGTMLRMLLDQGVKEVGDPTQCHAVAIDARAPKFDGGIITRLDCVVFGIVVNNKAERFYDEGEDFWPKRYAIWGRLVAQQPDQIAYIVFDAKSLTSFMPSLYPPISAPTLEELAGKLNLDPAKFAATVKGFNGAIVPGGSFDHTVLDDCRTEGLTPPKTHWARPVDTAPFYAYPVRPGITFTYLGVRVNEEARMQMADGTKAKNMFAAGEIMAGNVLGRGYAAGIGMTIGSVFGRCAGTSAAAAAARA, from the coding sequence ATGGCGGCGAGCTCGGCTTTGGGGCGGCACTGGGATGTGCTGGTGGTGGGCGGGGGCAATGCGGCCTTGTGCGCAGCCATTGCGGCGCGCCGGCAAGGGGCTTCTGTGCTGGTGCTGGAGGCGGCCTCCCGCTTCTATCGCGGCGGCAACACCCGCCACACCCGCAACATGCGCTGCGCCCATGACAGCGCCACCGACACCCTCACCGGCCCCTATAGCGAGGAGGAGTTCTTCGACGACCTCCTGCGCGTCACCCAGGGCCACACGGACGAGGATCTGGCGCGCTTCATGATCGCCAGGTCCAAGGACATGCTCACTTGGATCACCGAGCAGGGGGTGCGCTTCCAGCCCTCCCTCGGCGGCACGCTCTCGCTGGGGCGCACCAATTCCTTCTTCCTCGGCGGCGGCCGGGCCATGCTGAACGCCCTCTACCTCACCGCCGAGCGGCTGGGCGTGGAAGTGTCCTATGACAGCGAGGTGGTGGGCCTGACGCTGGAGGGCGGCACCTTCCGCTCTGCCCGCGTGCGCCATGCCGGCGGCACAGCCGAGGTCACCGCCCGCGCCCTGGTGGCGGCGGCCGGCGGCTTCGAGGCCAATATCGAATGGCTGAAGGAATATTGGGGCCCGCCGGCGGAAAACTTCCTCATTCGCGGCACGCCCAACAATCGCGGCACCATGCTGCGCATGCTGCTCGACCAGGGCGTGAAGGAAGTGGGCGATCCCACCCAATGCCACGCGGTGGCCATCGACGCCCGCGCGCCCAAGTTCGACGGCGGCATCATCACGCGGCTCGACTGCGTGGTGTTCGGCATCGTCGTCAACAACAAGGCCGAGCGCTTCTATGACGAGGGCGAGGATTTCTGGCCCAAGCGCTATGCCATCTGGGGCCGCCTCGTCGCCCAGCAGCCGGACCAGATCGCCTATATCGTCTTCGACGCGAAGTCGCTGACCTCCTTCATGCCCTCCCTCTATCCCCCCATCAGCGCCCCGACGCTGGAGGAATTGGCGGGCAAGCTGAATCTCGACCCGGCCAAATTCGCCGCCACCGTGAAGGGCTTCAACGGCGCCATCGTGCCCGGCGGCAGCTTCGACCACACGGTGCTGGATGATTGCCGGACGGAGGGCCTCACCCCGCCCAAGACCCATTGGGCCCGGCCCGTCGATACCGCGCCCTTCTATGCCTATCCGGTGCGGCCGGGCATCACCTTCACCTATCTGGGGGTGCGGGTGAACGAGGAAGCCCGCATGCAAATGGCCGATGGCACCAAGGCCAAGAACATGTTCGCCGCCGGCGAGATCATGGCCGGCAACGTGCTCGGCCGGGGCTATGCGGCCGGCATCGGCATGACCATCGGCTCCGTCTTCGGCCGCTGCGCCGGCACATCAGCCGCCGCCGCCGCAGCCCGCGCCTGA
- the tcuB gene encoding tricarballylate utilization 4Fe-4S protein TcuB, whose amino-acid sequence MTAHSTALQEAERLMTVCNSCRYCEGLCAVFPAMEMRRSFAAGDLNYLANLCHSCGACYYDCQFSPPHEFNVNVPRTLAEVRNDTYATYAWPRPLAGLFRRNGLSVALFAALSVAGFLFGFMALNDPAVMFGTQVGQGAFFRLMPHGAMVGLFGAAFLYAILALFMGLRAFWRDMEARNPLPTDAPSLWQAMKDAGRLRYLDGGGVGCMNADEKPTDNRRIYHHLTFYGFALCFAATSVATLYAYLLDRHSPYPWWDLPVVLGTLGGIGLVIGPAGLFLAKKARDPMMMDETRKGMDAAFLAMLFLTALTGLLLLVARATPAMGTLLAIHLGFVFGFFLTMPYGKFVHGLYRYAALVRYAKERHRELAGH is encoded by the coding sequence ATGACCGCGCACAGCACCGCGCTCCAGGAGGCCGAGCGCCTCATGACGGTCTGCAATTCCTGCCGCTATTGCGAAGGATTGTGCGCCGTCTTCCCGGCCATGGAAATGCGCCGCTCCTTTGCCGCCGGCGACCTGAATTATCTCGCCAATCTCTGCCATTCGTGCGGCGCCTGCTATTATGACTGCCAGTTCTCGCCGCCCCACGAATTCAACGTCAACGTGCCCCGCACGCTCGCCGAGGTGCGCAACGACACCTATGCCACTTATGCCTGGCCGCGCCCGCTGGCGGGCCTGTTCCGGCGCAACGGGCTTTCGGTGGCGCTGTTCGCGGCGCTGTCGGTGGCGGGCTTCCTGTTCGGCTTCATGGCGCTGAACGACCCGGCCGTGATGTTCGGAACTCAGGTGGGCCAGGGCGCCTTCTTCCGCCTCATGCCCCATGGCGCCATGGTGGGCCTGTTCGGCGCCGCCTTCCTCTATGCGATCCTCGCTCTGTTCATGGGCCTGCGCGCCTTCTGGCGGGACATGGAGGCGCGCAATCCCCTGCCCACCGACGCGCCCTCCTTGTGGCAGGCCATGAAGGATGCCGGGCGGCTGCGCTATCTGGATGGCGGCGGGGTCGGCTGCATGAATGCGGACGAGAAGCCCACCGACAACCGGCGCATCTATCACCATCTGACCTTCTACGGCTTCGCGCTCTGCTTTGCCGCCACCTCGGTCGCCACCCTCTATGCCTATCTCCTCGACCGCCACTCCCCCTATCCCTGGTGGGACCTGCCGGTGGTGCTGGGCACGCTCGGCGGCATCGGGCTGGTGATCGGCCCGGCCGGCCTGTTCCTGGCCAAGAAAGCCCGCGACCCCATGATGATGGACGAGACCCGCAAGGGCATGGACGCGGCGTTCCTCGCCATGCTCTTCCTCACCGCGCTGACCGGCCTCCTCCTGCTGGTGGCCCGCGCCACCCCGGCCATGGGCACGCTGCTGGCCATTCACCTGGGCTTCGTGTTCGGCTTCTTCCTCACCATGCCCTACGGCAAGTTCGTCCACGGCCTCTACCGCTACGCCGCCCTGGTCCGCTACGCCAAGGAGCGGCACAGGGAACTGGCGGGGCATTGA
- a CDS encoding MgtC/SapB family protein translates to MPFITSFHPDEFVSTLFSLTVAFAMGTLIGAERQYRQRMAGLRTNVLVAIGACQFVDMSMQLDGASGAVRVIAYVVSGIGFLGAGVIMKDGANVSGLNTAATLWCSAAVGACAGADLVAQAVALTLFVLAGNTLLRPLVRWLERRPQSEETEACYEVIILGSSAAAVDLQAHVARVLEEASFPVADIEVVERPNDMVELTAQLVSSTASKAELDTLMGRLRTMEAVSSAHWFRSAGGE, encoded by the coding sequence ATGCCGTTCATCACCTCCTTCCACCCCGACGAGTTCGTCAGCACCCTGTTCAGCCTGACGGTCGCCTTCGCCATGGGCACCCTCATCGGGGCCGAGCGGCAATATCGCCAGCGCATGGCGGGGCTGCGCACCAATGTGCTGGTGGCCATCGGCGCCTGCCAGTTCGTGGACATGTCCATGCAGCTGGACGGCGCGTCGGGGGCGGTGCGCGTGATCGCCTATGTGGTGTCGGGCATCGGCTTCCTGGGCGCCGGCGTCATCATGAAGGACGGCGCCAATGTAAGCGGCCTCAACACCGCCGCCACCTTGTGGTGCTCGGCGGCGGTGGGCGCCTGCGCGGGGGCGGACCTGGTGGCCCAGGCGGTGGCGCTCACCTTGTTCGTGCTGGCCGGCAACACCTTGCTGCGCCCCCTGGTGCGCTGGCTGGAGCGCCGGCCCCAGAGCGAGGAGACGGAGGCCTGCTACGAGGTGATCATCCTCGGTTCATCGGCGGCGGCGGTGGATCTCCAGGCGCATGTGGCCAGAGTTCTGGAAGAGGCCTCCTTCCCCGTGGCCGACATCGAGGTGGTGGAACGGCCCAACGACATGGTGGAGCTGACCGCGCAGCTGGTCTCCTCCACCGCCAGCAAGGCCGAACTGGACACGCTCATGGGCCGCCTGCGCACGATGGAGGCGGTGTCTTCCGCCCATTGGTTCCGCAGCGCTGGCGGCGAGTGA
- a CDS encoding YoaK family protein: protein MRYLLPSLLCFNAGFVDAAGFVTLHGLFTAHVTGNIVTFAAAIANGEMPALAKIIAVPVFCLVVVCARLVSHASLARGHDDFRILMGAKLILLAHAAVVAIHVGVLPDPDAPAAVMMGMTLVGAMALQNALHRTHLTDAPPSTVMTGTMTQVLLDVAHVWRPPPGGDLAPVRARLKRQGLFFVSFCGGCAAAALAYLAVGIWCFLVPPLVALAEILSLPAKPADAKPARG, encoded by the coding sequence TTGAGATATCTCCTGCCGAGCCTTCTGTGCTTCAATGCGGGCTTTGTGGATGCGGCGGGCTTCGTCACGCTGCACGGCCTGTTCACCGCCCATGTGACCGGCAACATCGTCACCTTCGCCGCCGCCATCGCCAATGGCGAAATGCCTGCATTGGCGAAAATCATCGCGGTGCCCGTCTTCTGCCTGGTGGTGGTGTGCGCCCGCCTCGTCAGCCATGCGAGCCTCGCCCGTGGCCATGACGATTTCCGCATCCTGATGGGGGCAAAGCTCATCCTGCTCGCCCATGCGGCGGTGGTGGCCATCCATGTGGGCGTCCTGCCCGATCCCGACGCTCCGGCGGCGGTGATGATGGGCATGACGCTGGTGGGGGCCATGGCCCTGCAGAATGCCCTGCATCGGACCCACCTCACCGATGCCCCGCCCTCCACCGTGATGACCGGCACCATGACGCAGGTGCTGCTCGACGTGGCCCATGTCTGGCGTCCGCCGCCGGGCGGCGACCTTGCCCCCGTGCGGGCGCGGCTGAAGCGGCAGGGGCTGTTCTTCGTCAGCTTCTGCGGCGGCTGCGCAGCGGCGGCGCTCGCCTATCTGGCGGTGGGCATCTGGTGCTTCCTGGTGCCGCCGCTGGTGGCGCTGGCGGAGATCCTCAGCCTTCCCGCCAAGCCGGCGGACGCCAAGCCCGCGCGGGGATAA
- a CDS encoding MipA/OmpV family protein, which yields MFFASLGARALGSVVALGLLASGAMAADVKTIFDQPAQKENWYIIIGGAGIVEPDYAGSSSYRIVPSFLFSMSKESELYDFHSIDDSPSIALLDIGRFAVGAAANLDWGRDADDSDRLRGMGDVSTTVQVGGFAEWFPAEWLRLRGELLYAAGGYSGIVGSMKADFIYNAPGGWGFAVGPRLYYAGTGYMDAYFGVTPYQSFVTTALLNPTRPYSPSAGFNQWGVTAQMTKQLGNGFTAGMYGTYLNLLGSAADSPLTQNTNQFEAGVSLTYSFNVGKGFW from the coding sequence ATGTTCTTCGCTTCCCTTGGTGCCCGCGCGCTTGGTTCAGTGGTGGCCCTCGGCCTTCTCGCTTCAGGCGCCATGGCGGCAGATGTGAAGACCATCTTCGACCAGCCGGCCCAGAAGGAGAACTGGTACATCATCATCGGCGGCGCCGGCATCGTGGAGCCCGATTATGCGGGCAGCTCCAGCTACCGCATCGTGCCCAGCTTCCTGTTCAGCATGAGCAAGGAAAGCGAGCTCTACGACTTCCATTCCATTGATGACAGCCCCTCCATCGCCTTGCTGGACATTGGCCGGTTCGCGGTCGGCGCTGCCGCCAATCTGGACTGGGGCCGGGATGCGGATGATTCCGACCGGCTGCGCGGCATGGGCGATGTCAGCACCACCGTGCAGGTGGGCGGGTTTGCGGAATGGTTCCCGGCTGAATGGCTGCGCCTGCGCGGTGAACTGCTTTATGCGGCCGGCGGCTATTCCGGCATCGTCGGCTCCATGAAGGCCGACTTCATCTACAATGCCCCGGGCGGCTGGGGATTTGCGGTGGGTCCGCGCCTTTATTATGCCGGCACCGGCTATATGGACGCCTATTTCGGCGTGACGCCCTACCAGTCCTTCGTCACCACGGCGCTGCTCAACCCCACCCGGCCCTATTCTCCCTCGGCCGGCTTCAACCAGTGGGGCGTGACGGCGCAGATGACCAAGCAACTGGGCAACGGTTTCACCGCCGGCATGTACGGCACCTACCTGAATCTGCTGGGCTCCGCCGCCGATTCGCCCCTGACCCAGAACACCAACCAGTTCGAGGCCGGCGTCTCGCTGACCTACAGCTTCAACGTCGGCAAGGGCTTCTGGTGA
- a CDS encoding protease — protein MFELFLLLIGGPTLRRKWWVVATIGLLWLVVGVLLLIDALFNEVRIPADYFAIPLVIMAAVSFGAGVMSRSRMHRTMRFIKSAVCVIIILLLVDAPWHSDIVIAFLVGTLLIADAIWRAGSAYVVRFPAWRSALVLAGLEFLMGLWSYVPWPTHWRGEVGSDVAQLIIVAAVGVTAFGLRVRRLPQGVLLADILAQTRADRAGQTHPHVDVPELAAPQRFDDTLTVHVWTPTGGLAPLARGVQRYVVAQDETGAASTGHAALQLPPDLYISHYPAVEIERSPDQFARVLRATRENDVPGEFKPSYEKESAEWCPSTMQVRLVGINGAAVRRFWADYSTDSTYNLTYRNCSSAVARALDAAIEGRYAEEIRSPLFIIRLLSLPELWVAGLMHRRAAWMAWTPGMVLDYARAVSGILQMGGGRRSLRTLRAAARAQADAGHAPENK, from the coding sequence GTGTTCGAGCTTTTCCTTCTCTTGATCGGCGGCCCGACCTTGCGTCGCAAATGGTGGGTGGTGGCGACCATCGGCCTGCTGTGGCTTGTGGTGGGCGTGCTGCTGCTGATTGATGCGCTCTTCAACGAGGTGCGCATCCCCGCCGACTATTTCGCCATCCCGCTGGTCATCATGGCCGCCGTGTCGTTCGGTGCCGGCGTCATGAGCCGCTCGCGGATGCATCGGACCATGCGCTTCATCAAGAGCGCGGTGTGCGTTATCATCATCCTCCTGCTGGTGGACGCGCCCTGGCATTCCGACATCGTCATTGCCTTCCTCGTGGGCACCCTGCTGATCGCCGACGCCATCTGGCGCGCGGGCAGCGCCTATGTGGTGCGGTTCCCCGCCTGGCGCAGCGCGCTGGTGCTGGCGGGCCTGGAATTCCTGATGGGCCTGTGGTCCTACGTGCCCTGGCCCACCCATTGGCGGGGCGAGGTGGGCTCGGACGTGGCCCAGCTCATCATCGTCGCGGCCGTGGGCGTCACCGCCTTCGGGCTGCGGGTGCGGCGCCTGCCGCAGGGCGTGCTGCTGGCCGACATCCTGGCCCAGACCCGCGCCGACCGCGCCGGGCAGACCCATCCGCATGTGGACGTGCCGGAACTGGCGGCGCCCCAGCGCTTCGACGACACGCTCACCGTGCACGTATGGACGCCCACGGGGGGCCTTGCCCCTCTCGCCCGGGGAGTTCAGCGCTATGTGGTGGCGCAGGATGAGACGGGGGCGGCCTCCACCGGCCATGCGGCGCTCCAGCTGCCGCCGGACCTTTATATCAGCCATTATCCGGCGGTGGAGATCGAGCGTTCCCCAGACCAGTTCGCCCGCGTGCTGCGCGCCACCCGCGAGAATGACGTGCCTGGCGAGTTCAAGCCGAGCTATGAAAAGGAAAGCGCGGAATGGTGCCCCTCCACCATGCAAGTGCGCCTTGTCGGCATCAATGGCGCGGCGGTGCGGCGCTTCTGGGCGGACTACAGCACCGACAGCACCTATAACCTGACCTACCGCAACTGTTCGAGCGCCGTGGCCCGCGCGCTGGATGCCGCCATTGAGGGGCGGTACGCGGAAGAGATCCGCTCGCCCCTCTTCATCATCCGCCTGCTGAGCCTGCCGGAATTGTGGGTGGCCGGCCTCATGCACCGGCGTGCCGCCTGGATGGCCTGGACCCCGGGCATGGTGCTCGACTATGCGCGCGCCGTCTCCGGCATCCTCCAGATGGGCGGCGGACGGCGCAGCCTGCGCACCTTGCGCGCCGCCGCGCGGGCGCAGGCGGACGCTGGACACGCACCCGAAAACAAGTAA
- a CDS encoding amidohydrolase: protein MCVACDWAPHFERFGLAVAKASGPSRRSVLRAGAAMGAAAAAGSLFRASEVLAQEASGPADFVFHNGPIHTVAGPTGVEAVAVTGKTIVHVGDKAGALKLAGPKTQVIDLNGRLLLPGFVEGHTHPFLGAFLTSGVDLQLATKKDALDAIATYAKEHPTGPIRGFGWRVDMFPPEGPTRADLDAVLPDRPGFFFAIDGHSLWANSKALEMAGVNRDTPDPIPRFSYFVRDQKGDPTGYVLEVNAVLSLVNAIEPISGAAMAELLEGWLPKAAAAGITTVFDAGVPPVGGDEGALIALYAESEKRGVLPFRVVASCSVKGPPIDTAVAVLKDVRSRVSTELVQVNVVKVIGDGSQGGYTAWLNAPYADKPDSTGGSPFTVEQWHQLIGAVDGAGYDVHVHACGERTAQVALDAFEKAIATNPPRDRRHAIAHLVYVEDADNARFGKLNVTAQFSANWSSADPDTLKNMRERLGEKRATNMYRTKTVLKEGGRVSFGTDWPAAGYFSTYKPLDSIEVGVTRQLVGQPDAPVLVPTDERLTVEEAIHANTLGAAYQLRLDDKIGSIAVGKLADLIVLDRDILKGDPHDIHKAKVELTLMNGKVRHQA from the coding sequence ATGTGTGTCGCGTGTGACTGGGCACCCCATTTCGAGCGCTTCGGCCTTGCCGTGGCAAAGGCATCCGGCCCGAGCCGCCGCAGCGTGCTGCGCGCCGGCGCCGCCATGGGAGCGGCGGCCGCCGCCGGCTCCCTGTTCCGGGCGAGCGAAGTGCTGGCGCAGGAGGCGTCCGGCCCGGCCGACTTCGTCTTCCATAACGGCCCCATCCACACGGTCGCCGGCCCCACCGGGGTCGAGGCGGTGGCAGTGACCGGCAAGACCATCGTCCATGTGGGCGACAAGGCCGGGGCGCTGAAGCTCGCCGGCCCGAAAACGCAGGTGATCGACCTGAACGGCCGCCTGCTCCTGCCCGGCTTCGTGGAGGGCCACACCCACCCCTTCCTCGGCGCCTTCTTGACCTCGGGCGTCGACCTCCAGCTTGCCACCAAGAAGGACGCCCTCGACGCCATCGCCACCTATGCCAAGGAACACCCCACCGGCCCCATCCGGGGCTTTGGCTGGCGGGTGGACATGTTCCCGCCCGAAGGCCCCACCCGGGCCGATCTCGATGCCGTCCTGCCCGATCGCCCGGGCTTCTTCTTCGCCATTGACGGGCACAGCCTGTGGGCCAATTCCAAGGCGCTGGAGATGGCCGGCGTCAATCGCGACACGCCCGACCCGATCCCGCGCTTCAGCTATTTCGTGCGCGACCAGAAGGGCGATCCCACCGGCTATGTGCTGGAGGTGAACGCGGTGCTGAGCCTCGTCAACGCCATCGAGCCGATCTCGGGCGCGGCCATGGCCGAGCTCCTGGAGGGCTGGCTGCCCAAGGCGGCGGCGGCGGGCATCACCACCGTGTTCGATGCCGGCGTGCCGCCCGTGGGCGGCGATGAGGGGGCGCTCATCGCCCTTTATGCGGAGTCGGAAAAGCGCGGCGTGCTGCCCTTCCGCGTCGTCGCCTCCTGCTCGGTGAAGGGCCCGCCCATCGACACTGCGGTGGCGGTGCTGAAAGACGTGCGCAGCCGGGTTTCAACCGAGCTGGTGCAGGTGAACGTGGTCAAGGTCATCGGCGACGGCTCGCAGGGCGGCTATACGGCCTGGCTCAACGCGCCCTATGCGGACAAGCCGGACAGCACGGGCGGCTCGCCCTTCACCGTGGAGCAGTGGCACCAGCTCATCGGCGCGGTGGATGGGGCCGGCTATGACGTCCATGTCCATGCCTGCGGCGAGCGGACCGCGCAGGTGGCCCTCGACGCCTTTGAGAAGGCCATCGCCACCAACCCGCCGCGCGACCGCCGCCACGCCATCGCCCATCTCGTCTATGTGGAAGACGCGGACAATGCCCGCTTCGGCAAGCTCAACGTCACCGCGCAATTCTCCGCCAACTGGTCCTCGGCTGATCCCGATACGCTCAAGAACATGCGCGAGCGCCTGGGCGAAAAGCGCGCCACCAACATGTACCGCACCAAGACCGTGCTGAAGGAAGGCGGGCGCGTCTCCTTCGGCACCGACTGGCCGGCGGCGGGCTATTTCTCCACCTACAAGCCGCTGGATTCCATCGAGGTGGGCGTGACCCGCCAATTGGTGGGCCAGCCCGATGCCCCGGTCCTCGTGCCCACCGACGAGCGCCTCACCGTGGAAGAGGCGATCCACGCCAACACCCTGGGGGCGGCCTATCAGCTGCGCCTCGACGACAAGATCGGCTCCATCGCGGTGGGCAAGCTGGCGGACCTCATCGTCCTCGACCGCGACATCCTGAAGGGTGATCCCCACGACATCCACAAGGCCAAGGTGGAACTGACCCTCATGAACGGGAAGGTCCGCCACCAGGCGTGA
- a CDS encoding putative bifunctional diguanylate cyclase/phosphodiesterase, translated as MTYPTWDEGHARRVQAMVMLQGGAMTLLGLSWFAWALSMHRPLLAVTDLALGIAGVTLFSLVARGRLRTATILTAHVSPLLLALLCLFDNPSPDIPRSTHLFFLPMAAGGYFAFRQHDIYLRLVLPAVYLVAFLVFALTPLKFTDPAWLIPPFAEWTAAWLNTVCALLALVVTVVLMHADLTERHAREKELRSAIARADFTLHFQPQVDLERRVLGAEALLRWRHPTRGEVGPDAFIALAEETGLIVPIGDWVLRAACAQLARWHARPETAHLTLAVNISASQFLQPDFVETAIGVIQRSGVAPSKLRLELTESMSTDDIAATAAKMQALREIGIVWSLDDLGSGYSTLQGLSRLPFGQIKIDQSFVATMGSDTPDTHIVEAVTTLSARLSLALVAEGVETEEQFRKLVELGCRGFQGYLFGRPMEVGAFEAALLADTPRA; from the coding sequence ATGACTTATCCGACCTGGGACGAAGGCCATGCGCGGCGCGTGCAGGCCATGGTCATGCTGCAGGGGGGCGCGATGACGCTCCTCGGGCTGAGCTGGTTCGCCTGGGCCCTGTCGATGCATCGTCCCCTCCTGGCCGTCACCGATCTGGCGCTGGGCATTGCCGGGGTCACGCTCTTCAGTCTCGTGGCACGCGGGCGGCTGCGCACGGCGACCATCCTCACCGCCCATGTCTCACCCCTCCTGCTCGCGCTGCTGTGCCTGTTCGACAACCCGTCCCCCGACATTCCCCGCTCCACCCACCTCTTCTTCCTGCCCATGGCGGCGGGCGGCTATTTCGCCTTCCGGCAGCACGACATCTATCTGCGGCTCGTGCTTCCGGCGGTCTATCTGGTGGCCTTCCTCGTCTTCGCGTTGACGCCGCTGAAGTTTACCGACCCCGCTTGGCTGATCCCCCCTTTCGCCGAATGGACGGCGGCCTGGCTGAACACGGTGTGCGCCCTGCTGGCGCTCGTGGTCACGGTGGTGCTGATGCATGCGGATTTGACCGAGCGCCATGCGCGGGAAAAGGAACTGCGCAGCGCCATCGCCCGCGCCGATTTCACCCTTCACTTCCAGCCGCAGGTGGATCTGGAGCGTCGCGTGCTCGGCGCCGAGGCGCTGTTGCGCTGGCGCCATCCCACGCGGGGCGAGGTGGGACCGGACGCGTTCATCGCGCTTGCGGAGGAAACCGGCCTGATCGTGCCCATCGGCGACTGGGTGCTGCGCGCCGCCTGCGCCCAGCTCGCCCGGTGGCACGCGCGGCCCGAGACCGCCCATCTCACCCTCGCGGTGAACATCAGCGCGTCCCAGTTCCTCCAGCCGGACTTCGTGGAGACGGCCATCGGCGTCATCCAGCGCAGCGGCGTCGCCCCCTCGAAGCTTCGGCTGGAGCTGACGGAAAGCATGTCCACCGACGACATCGCCGCCACCGCCGCCAAGATGCAGGCGCTGCGCGAGATCGGCATCGTCTGGTCGCTAGACGATCTGGGCTCGGGCTATTCCACCTTGCAGGGCCTCAGCCGCCTGCCCTTCGGCCAGATCAAGATCGACCAGTCCTTCGTCGCCACGATGGGCTCCGACACGCCCGACACGCACATCGTCGAGGCGGTCACCACCCTCAGCGCGCGCCTGAGCCTCGCGCTGGTGGCCGAGGGGGTGGAGACCGAGGAACAGTTCCGCAAGCTCGTGGAACTGGGATGCCGGGGCTTCCAGGGCTATCTGTTCGGCCGCCCCATGGAGGTCGGCGCTTTCGAGGCAGCGCTCCTCGCCGACACGCCGCGCGCTTGA
- a CDS encoding SDR family oxidoreductase, which translates to MKVFVTGATGFVGVAVVEELLAQGHEVLGLARSAASAARLRAMGAEPLAGDLEAHAVLRSGAAVADAVIHTGFIHDFARFAQSCAIDRAAILALGEGASGKPFVVTSGLAALDAAGRRAVETDRALPPSERYPRASEWAAETLSARGISTSVMRLPPSVHGPGDHGFVPMLIEMARRSGVSGYGGQGANVWPAVHVRDAARAYRLTVERGPASVTCHAVAEEGVPFREIAKAIAEGLGLPCVSLSPGEARRHFGWFEGFAALDQSASSAATRARLGWQPDGPGLLSDIAHAGYFRAQD; encoded by the coding sequence ATGAAGGTGTTTGTCACGGGGGCCACGGGCTTTGTCGGCGTGGCGGTGGTCGAGGAATTGCTGGCCCAGGGGCATGAGGTGCTGGGGCTCGCCCGGTCGGCGGCGAGCGCGGCGCGGCTGCGGGCCATGGGGGCGGAGCCCCTGGCAGGGGACCTGGAGGCCCACGCGGTGTTGCGCAGCGGAGCCGCCGTGGCCGATGCGGTGATCCATACGGGCTTCATCCACGACTTCGCCCGCTTCGCGCAATCCTGTGCCATCGATCGCGCGGCGATCCTGGCGCTGGGGGAGGGGGCGTCGGGAAAGCCCTTCGTGGTGACCAGCGGGCTTGCCGCTCTGGACGCGGCGGGACGGCGCGCCGTTGAGACCGACCGGGCGCTTCCGCCCTCGGAGCGCTATCCCCGCGCCTCCGAATGGGCGGCGGAGACGTTGAGCGCGCGGGGCATTTCCACCAGCGTCATGCGCCTGCCCCCCTCCGTGCACGGTCCGGGGGATCATGGCTTCGTCCCCATGCTGATCGAGATGGCCCGGCGCAGCGGCGTCTCGGGCTATGGGGGGCAGGGCGCCAATGTCTGGCCGGCGGTGCATGTGCGCGATGCCGCCCGCGCCTATCGCCTGACGGTGGAGCGGGGGCCGGCAAGCGTGACCTGCCACGCGGTGGCCGAGGAGGGTGTCCCGTTCCGGGAGATCGCGAAGGCCATCGCCGAGGGGCTGGGCCTGCCCTGCGTCTCGCTTTCGCCGGGGGAGGCGCGGCGCCATTTCGGCTGGTTCGAAGGCTTCGCCGCCCTCGACCAGTCCGCCTCCAGCGCCGCCACCCGCGCTCGTCTCGGCTGGCAGCCGGACGGCCCCGGCCTGCTCAGCGACATCGCGCATGCGGGCTATTTCCGCGCGCAGGACTGA